A single Micromonospora sp. CCTCC AA 2012012 DNA region contains:
- a CDS encoding response regulator transcription factor, with product MTGRGPSADVGGSAGPIRLLLADDQALVRGALAALLSLEPDLTVVAEVGRGDEVVDEARRTAPDVALLDVEMPGLDGIAATAALRVAVPGCRVLVVTTFGRPGYLRRAMEAGANGFVVKDTPARQLADAVRRVHAGLRVVDPTLAAETLATGRSPLTERETEVLRTARAGGTVADLAATLHLSEGTVRNHLSAAIGKTGARNRADAVRIAEENGWLLGE from the coding sequence GTGACCGGCCGGGGACCGTCGGCCGACGTCGGCGGGTCGGCCGGGCCGATCCGGCTGCTGCTCGCCGACGATCAGGCGCTCGTCCGGGGTGCCCTCGCCGCGCTGCTTTCCCTGGAGCCGGACCTGACGGTGGTGGCCGAGGTGGGCCGGGGTGACGAGGTGGTCGACGAGGCCCGTCGGACCGCGCCGGACGTGGCCCTGCTCGACGTGGAGATGCCGGGGCTGGACGGGATCGCCGCCACCGCCGCGCTGCGGGTCGCCGTGCCCGGCTGCCGGGTGCTGGTGGTCACCACCTTCGGCCGGCCGGGCTATCTGCGCCGGGCGATGGAGGCCGGCGCGAACGGCTTCGTGGTCAAGGACACCCCGGCCCGGCAGCTCGCCGACGCGGTCCGTCGGGTGCACGCGGGGCTGCGGGTGGTCGACCCGACGCTGGCGGCGGAGACCCTGGCCACCGGGCGGAGCCCGCTGACCGAGCGGGAGACCGAGGTGCTGCGGACCGCCCGGGCCGGCGGCACGGTGGCCGACCTGGCGGCGACGCTGCACCTCTCCGAGGGGACGGTACGCAACCACCTGTCGGCGGCGATCGGCAAGACCGGCGCCCGCAACCGGGCCGACGCGGTCCGCATCGCGGAGGAGAACGGCTGGCTGCTCGGCGAGTGA
- a CDS encoding L,D-transpeptidase: MLFARLTSRWALGWLGAALGVPLLLAAVLLVGPALTRDPAPAPGHAATGPVATATATVPTGEPVPDAAPAPDDLPVVEYDPAPTGFPADPDAGDTTPLTEGLTPTTRIAAYDAPGGRPLAFLAPTISDVPLTMPVVARRVGWTAVLLPSANRRIAWLPAGGWTTVGLRDQLVVERRSHRLTWWRDGRPVASWQVSLGMPGQATPLGRTFVLGRTPPPQPVYGGVDIFALGAIPDDPDAVPTGLRGAHIGLHSWHDDDTLGENVTNGCIRLTRSGQQRLLDQVRPGTAVVVVDRASPATG, from the coding sequence GTGCTTTTCGCCCGATTGACCTCGCGCTGGGCGCTCGGCTGGCTGGGTGCCGCCCTCGGCGTACCCCTGCTGCTCGCGGCCGTGCTGCTGGTCGGCCCGGCGCTCACCCGCGACCCGGCACCCGCCCCGGGCCACGCCGCCACCGGCCCGGTCGCCACGGCGACCGCGACGGTGCCCACCGGCGAGCCGGTGCCGGACGCGGCGCCCGCGCCGGACGACCTGCCGGTGGTGGAGTACGACCCGGCGCCGACCGGCTTCCCCGCCGACCCCGACGCCGGCGACACCACGCCGTTGACGGAGGGCCTCACGCCGACCACGCGGATCGCCGCCTACGACGCGCCGGGCGGCCGGCCGCTGGCCTTCCTCGCCCCGACCATCAGCGACGTGCCGCTGACCATGCCGGTGGTGGCCCGCCGGGTCGGCTGGACGGCCGTGCTGCTCCCCTCGGCCAACCGCCGGATCGCCTGGCTGCCGGCGGGCGGCTGGACGACCGTCGGCCTGCGCGACCAGCTCGTGGTGGAGCGCCGGTCGCACCGGCTCACCTGGTGGCGGGACGGCCGACCGGTGGCGTCGTGGCAGGTCAGCCTCGGCATGCCCGGCCAGGCCACCCCGCTCGGGCGCACCTTCGTCCTCGGCCGCACGCCCCCGCCCCAGCCGGTGTACGGCGGCGTGGACATCTTCGCCCTCGGCGCGATCCCCGACGACCCGGACGCGGTGCCGACCGGCCTGCGCGGCGCCCACATCGGACTGCACAGCTGGCACGACGACGACACCCTCGGCGAGAACGTCACCAACGGCTGCATCCGGCTGACCCGCAGCGGGCAGCAGCGCCTGCTCGACCAGGTCCGGCCCGGCACCGCCGTGGTCGTCGTCGACCGGGCGTCGCCGGCCACCGGCTGA